aactaatttctattctttttgtattgattaatataatttaacttagAATAAGTCGTACTACATTTTGTCTTTCAGGTCACTAATTTCACTTAttataagaaattatttttatatttaggtTAACTAATAGTGTAATGAGATTTTGCACGGAGAATAAAAGTTAAACTCATTActtcttattttaagaaaagtatCGACATACACTATTTTTTTTTGCTAAAACAAGTTATAATTGCCTATGTTTTGGTTTGTCTTTACCTACTATATTATGACATCCTCTTTGAGAAGAAAAAGAGTCAAAAAAGATTCTATTGAAATACCAATATTGTCCTTATAGTAGTGTAAGAAAAGGCAATTCATTTTCAAGCTTACATATCtttttttcaaatgctttggatACTATATTTGGCAGttcaacaaatatatatatattttttttcaaattactaTTCTTTTCCTTGTGGCTGcagtttcaattttattttttctttgtccaTTGACTTCCCTTAATTAgtgttgaaagaaaaaaaaatattgtggtTTGGTACCAACTATATTCATGGCTTGACatatcaaaataatcaaaatcatttttttctctcttacaCACATAACTCCACCTGTTAGGTTTGACAAATTTGAATGATTTCGACAATTACACTAGTTATCATGAGGATCTACCTTATAtcattgtaaatattttttttttacacaaTTAGtgcaatttaattttttgtgaGAATTGGTAAAAAATCTCCAAGTCATTGATTTCACTAATAACGTTAGCTACTTAATTTATTACCTTTAATAAAGTGACCTGTTAGTTATGTTCCTTCTGCTCTTAAAAAATGAACGACTTACTTTTAAAGGATCTGACATGCACACTtgtcaatatttttcattttatacaAGTTAAACGCAAATCATTAAACATAACCATATCTTATTTGGTTAATGTTTTTGTTTAGGAATTACCGGAGTTTCAAAGAGCAGATGCTGTGAGTAGTATGGTGTATGAGGCCAATGCTAGGTTGAGGGATCCTGTCTATGGTTGTGCAGGAGCAATATGTCAACTACAAAAGCAAGTGAATGAGCTCCAAGTACAATTGGCAAAGGCACAAGCTGAAATTGTCAACATGCAATGCGAACAAGCTAACTTTATAACACTTTTTTGCATGGAAATGACACAATCTCCACAACCATCATCACCACAACAATCCTTGGACAATTTCACTAATATCCCACAATATGGAAGTTCACAAAGCAACATGAGCTTCCTAGATGACAACAATTATGGATCTATATGGGAGACTCTTTGGACATGATTAATGGAACATGTAACATGCATGTTCATCTAATTAATAACTCATAGAGGATTTTCACCAAGTTAATGTTATGGAATTCACCCAAAATAAAATTGATGCAACTTATAATTTTAGTGGAAGGAAATTTAACTAAAATGTAATATAGTATGAACCAAATCTTGAATAGATTTGAGTCTTAAgataattttcatgatttttctaATTGTTTTGATAAAGCAAATGAAGTTGACGGGCCTTGTTTCCCGccatatatatagtttattttcTTCTGCTAGTCTCTTTCTAATGAACAATATAATATTGAATATAAGTCAAACTTTTTGGTCACCTCATGATTTTACTATCGAACATATATTAAGTTGATGTTCCAAGAGTGTGTATATTAAAtcatataaatttattatatctAAATGACTTAATCCGATGTAAGATATATATTCATGGCTAAGTGTTAAAGCGTGTATGTAAAAATACATGTCATGTATTTATTGACTAGGTATAAATATACCTGAGATAGACAAGTTTTTTATCAAGTATGTACTTGTGACTATTAAGGATTGTGGTGGAATATGATTGAGATTCTTCCATCGTTAAATTTGCCAGAAAATTCAGATTAATGCTATGAAAACAAAGAAGTTTTTGATAGTCAACCTTTCGCCCTTTAGTAATTCTATGTCACATGAATCTGAATCAaccaagtaaaaaaaaaagttccaTGTGAATTCCCTTTCAAATGAAAACTTTGACCATTCTAGTCTTTGCTCCTCATGGTTCCTTTC
This Solanum dulcamara chromosome 8, daSolDulc1.2, whole genome shotgun sequence DNA region includes the following protein-coding sequences:
- the LOC129899568 gene encoding LOB domain-containing protein 1-like gives rise to the protein MKSNSDTTTATTITSSPSSRSVSPSSSSPPNSPPSPQVYVVVSPCAACKILRRRCAEKCVLAPYFPPNDPIKFTTAHRVFGASNIIKFLQELPEFQRADAVSSMVYEANARLRDPVYGCAGAICQLQKQVNELQVQLAKAQAEIVNMQCEQANFITLFCMEMTQSPQPSSPQQSLDNFTNIPQYGSSQSNMSFLDDNNYGSIWETLWT